A DNA window from Oenanthe melanoleuca isolate GR-GAL-2019-014 chromosome 11, OMel1.0, whole genome shotgun sequence contains the following coding sequences:
- the CHST8 gene encoding carbohydrate sulfotransferase 8, whose product MRLTCMFSFILLFGAAGLVVFIHLQDPEEIVHQQTPGIKYNMGFQQPKKDCVSSNNQDGRLRKNTADGAATVKQSDSLEPSESVPTKLQSTDRRQSSLMFAMKDQQKGEEINSIKLYKRRRRFIIKKSPILISMNSSILNLPTLKYEDRNNSKWKSLYQIQGERKRIMRETCSKYKSNSRRIITPYHVSRIFVEDKYRVLYCEVPKAGCSNWKRVLMVLNGLASSTKDIQHNTVHYGNYLKRLDGFDHKGIYHRLNTYTKMLFIREPFEKLVSAFRDKFEHPNNYYHPVFGKAIISRYRVNATKEALRTGSGVKFKEFIQYLLDVHRPVGMDIHWDHVNRLCSPCLIDYDFVGKFESMEEDANFFLHLIGAPQNLTFPKFKDRHSNEERTTTKITQQYFAQLSPSQRQQSYDFYYMDYLMFNYSKPFEDLY is encoded by the exons GGATAAAATATAACATGGGATTCCAGCAACCAAAAAAA GACTGCGTTTCCAGCAATAACCAGGATGgaagattaagaaaaaatactgcagaCGGAGCAGCAACAGTTAAGCAGAGCGATTCATTAGAGCCATCTGAAAGTGTGCCCACCAAGCTTCAAAGCACTGACAGGAGGCAAAGCAGCCTCATGTTTGCTATGAAAGATCAACAGAAAGGTGAGGAAATTAATTCCATCAAGCTCTATAAACGCAGGAGGAGGTTTATAATTAAAAAGAGCCCAATTCTGATTTCCATGAACAGCTCCATTCTCAACCTGCCCACACTTAAATATGAGGATAGAAACAACAGCAAGTGGAAAAGTCTTTATCAGATCCAAGGAGAAAGGAAGCGGATTATGAGGGAAACTTGTTCGAAATACAAGAGCAATAGCAGAAGAATAATCACTCCTTATCATGTGTCTAGAATATTTGTGGAAGACAAATACAGAGTTTTGTACTGTGAGGTCCCCAAAGCGGGCTGCTCTAACTGGAAGCGGGTGCTGATGGTGCTGAACGGGCTGGCCTCCTCCACAAAGGACATCCAGCACAACACAGTGCACTACGGAAACTACCTGAAACGGCTGGATGGCTTTGACCACAAGGGCATCTACCACAGGCTCAACACCTACACAAAGATGCTCTTTATCAGGGAGCCTTTTGAGAAGCTGGTGTCTGCATTTCGGGACAAGTTTGAGCACCCGAACAACTACTACCACCCGGTCTTTGGAAAAGCCATCATCTCCAGGTACCGTGTCAATGCCACCAAAGAAGCACTAAGGACAGGCTCTGGAGTCAAGTTTAAGGAGTTCATTCAGTATCTCCTGGATGTACACAGGCCAGTGGGTATGGATATACACTGGGATCATGTCAATAGGCTTTGCAGCCCGTGTTTGATAGACTACGACTTTGTTGGGAAATTTGAAAGTATGGAAGAGGATGCAAACTTCTTCTTGCACTTAATTGGTGCTCCACAAAATTTAACTTTCCCCAAGTTTAAAGATCGTCACTCCAATGAAGAAAGAACTACCACTAAAATTACCCAGCAGTATTTTGCACAGCTTTCTCCTTCTCAACGACAACAAAGCTATGACTTCTACTATATGGATTACTTGATGTTCAACTACTCAAAACCTTTTGAAGATTTATATTAA